From Planifilum fimeticola, one genomic window encodes:
- a CDS encoding tyrosine-type recombinase/integrase, whose translation MTAPSDFPVISRRLPENINRIIARFPEAVQEFFLEMISADRSHQTIANYAYDFALFFDFLASRNIDFESVTSRTIQRFFRHIENGYERTVWVKMRSKDPETGAIREQWVERRHFRENSRSGKERKRASLRSLFRFLVKSGYLDRDPMQEYEDASLRSRSRRRVPVFLTREEALRLIKAVGSYHERNRGDHRTFPWFEARDRAILLLLLGTGMRVSELVGLNLNSIQPDGETARVIVLGKGGRERMLKLNNTAYRALREYLAQRPSDGIPPEHREALFLNRNRTRLSRKGVYEAIKKYVREANLPPKAANISPHKLRHTLATLLLSNGENLRVVQEILGHSSIQTTQIYTHVINSEKDEALKRLDNLM comes from the coding sequence ATGACTGCCCCCTCCGACTTTCCCGTCATCTCCCGCCGCCTTCCGGAAAACATCAACCGGATCATCGCCCGTTTTCCAGAAGCGGTTCAGGAGTTTTTTCTGGAAATGATCAGCGCCGACCGCTCCCATCAAACTATCGCCAACTACGCCTACGACTTCGCTCTCTTCTTCGATTTTCTCGCTTCCCGCAACATCGACTTTGAATCGGTCACTTCGCGCACCATTCAGAGATTTTTCAGGCATATCGAAAACGGGTATGAACGAACCGTCTGGGTGAAAATGCGCTCGAAGGACCCGGAGACCGGCGCAATTCGGGAACAGTGGGTGGAACGGAGGCATTTCCGGGAAAATTCCCGCAGCGGAAAGGAAAGGAAAAGGGCTTCCCTCCGCTCTCTATTCCGTTTTTTGGTCAAGTCCGGGTATTTGGATCGCGATCCCATGCAGGAATACGAGGACGCCTCCCTCCGCTCCCGCTCCCGGCGCCGCGTACCCGTCTTCCTCACCCGGGAGGAGGCCCTCCGCCTCATCAAAGCGGTCGGCAGCTATCACGAGCGCAACCGCGGGGATCACCGCACATTCCCCTGGTTTGAAGCCCGCGACAGGGCCATCCTCCTCCTCCTTCTGGGCACCGGAATGCGTGTATCCGAGCTGGTCGGCCTCAATTTGAACAGCATTCAGCCGGACGGTGAAACGGCGCGGGTGATCGTTCTCGGCAAAGGCGGCCGGGAAAGGATGCTGAAATTGAACAACACCGCCTACCGGGCCCTCCGGGAATACCTGGCGCAACGGCCCTCGGACGGCATCCCCCCGGAGCATCGGGAGGCCCTCTTCCTCAACCGCAATCGGACCCGTCTCAGCCGGAAGGGGGTTTACGAAGCGATCAAAAAATATGTCCGGGAGGCCAATCTCCCTCCCAAGGCGGCCAATATCTCGCCCCACAAGTTGCGCCACACCCTGGCCACCCTGCTCCTCTCCAACGGGGAAAATCTGCGCGTGGTCCAGGAGATCCTCGGCCACTCCAGCATCCAGACGACCCAAATCTACACCCACGTCATCAATTCGGAGAAGGATGAGGCGCTCAAGCGGCTGGACAATTTGATGTGA
- the asnB gene encoding asparagine synthase (glutamine-hydrolyzing), whose product MSGIAGWVDWKRDLSKEQDVLRGMTDAIRHRGPDDEGNWFSQRAAIGHRRLFVIDPAGGKQPMVYRSGDHSIVLSYDGFIYNYRDLRSELENLGHRFGTESDAEVLLHSYLEWGEDFLRRINGVFAFAIWDERRSALMLARDRLGVKPLFFKVHNSGLLFGSELKAILAHPEVKPEVDVEGFSEIFAMGPVRTPGFGVFRGIQEVRPGHYIIFTKEKAHHHQYWKLESKPHEDDVDTTVEKIREILKDTVKRQLIADKPVVSMLSGGLDSSGLASMASRYMAEEGKRLRTYSLDFAGSDQHFKTSLLHASRDEPFVKIVSEYANTDHHTVIIDRDELTENLFLPLKARDLPALGEMEASLHLLFREMKKDATVTLSGESADEVFSGYPWFHRDEFLFSGTFPWSAQIRYFRDILNEETLKKLRPEEHRKRRYQEAVNEVPKLEGESGIEEKQREMSYLFITRFLSFLLERKDRMSMHNSLEARVPFSDYRLVQYLFNVPYSMKTIDKVEKSLLRRAFQGYLPEEVLTRKKSAYPSNTDPSYYQNIRMMLNEMIEDPQAPLIPFLDKQKLNYISGHLFEKAPFEVGKMMEFILHVNQWLQDYKISLKL is encoded by the coding sequence ATGAGCGGAATTGCAGGATGGGTTGATTGGAAAAGAGATCTGTCCAAAGAACAGGATGTTTTGCGCGGGATGACCGATGCGATTCGGCACCGCGGTCCGGATGATGAAGGGAATTGGTTTTCCCAACGCGCGGCGATCGGTCACCGTCGTCTCTTCGTCATCGATCCTGCCGGCGGAAAACAACCGATGGTTTATCGCTCCGGGGATCATTCCATTGTACTTTCCTATGACGGGTTTATTTATAACTATCGAGATCTGAGATCCGAACTTGAAAACCTCGGTCATCGTTTCGGGACGGAATCGGATGCGGAAGTTTTGTTGCACAGCTATCTGGAATGGGGAGAAGATTTTCTCCGGCGCATAAACGGGGTTTTTGCCTTTGCCATTTGGGATGAACGGCGCAGCGCGTTGATGTTGGCACGCGATCGCCTCGGAGTCAAGCCCCTCTTTTTTAAGGTACATAATTCCGGCCTATTATTCGGCTCCGAACTAAAGGCCATTCTGGCGCATCCGGAAGTCAAACCGGAAGTGGACGTCGAAGGATTCAGCGAAATCTTCGCGATGGGTCCCGTCCGCACCCCCGGTTTTGGTGTGTTTCGCGGAATTCAGGAAGTCCGGCCGGGTCATTACATCATTTTCACAAAAGAAAAAGCGCATCATCACCAATATTGGAAATTGGAAAGCAAGCCGCATGAAGACGATGTGGATACGACGGTTGAAAAAATCCGGGAAATCTTGAAAGACACCGTCAAACGTCAATTGATCGCCGATAAACCCGTCGTGTCCATGTTGTCGGGCGGCCTGGATTCCAGCGGACTCGCTTCCATGGCTTCCCGGTATATGGCGGAAGAAGGCAAAAGACTCCGCACCTATTCCCTTGACTTTGCGGGAAGCGATCAACATTTCAAAACCAGCCTGTTGCATGCCAGCCGGGATGAGCCGTTTGTGAAAATCGTTTCAGAGTATGCCAATACCGATCACCATACGGTAATCATTGACCGCGACGAGTTGACGGAAAACTTGTTCCTCCCCTTGAAAGCCCGTGATTTGCCGGCACTGGGTGAAATGGAAGCATCGCTTCATCTTTTGTTCCGTGAAATGAAAAAAGATGCGACGGTTACACTGTCCGGAGAATCCGCCGACGAGGTTTTCAGCGGATATCCCTGGTTTCATCGGGATGAATTTTTGTTTTCCGGAACGTTCCCGTGGAGCGCACAAATTCGCTACTTCCGAGATATATTGAATGAAGAGACGCTGAAGAAACTCCGGCCGGAAGAACACAGAAAACGCAGATATCAAGAAGCGGTGAATGAGGTTCCAAAATTGGAAGGAGAGTCGGGAATCGAAGAAAAACAGCGGGAAATGTCTTATCTTTTCATCACCCGCTTCCTGTCGTTTTTGTTGGAGCGGAAAGACCGCATGAGCATGCATAACAGTTTAGAAGCACGTGTTCCATTCAGCGATTACCGGTTGGTTCAATACTTGTTCAATGTTCCCTATTCGATGAAAACCATCGATAAAGTCGAAAAAAGCCTGCTCCGCCGCGCCTTCCAAGGTTATTTGCCGGAAGAAGTGCTCACCCGCAAGAAAAGCGCTTATCCGTCAAACACGGATCCGAGTTACTACCAAAACATCCGCATGATGTTGAACGAAATGATCGAAGATCCGCAAGCGCCTCTGATTCCGTTTTTGGACAAACAAAAACTCAACTACATTTCCGGACATCTCTTTGAAAAAGCTCCGTTTGAAGTCGGAAAAATGATGGAGTTTATCCTTCACGTCAATCAATGGTTGCAAGACTACAAGATCTCGTTGAAACTGTAG
- a CDS encoding LacI family DNA-binding transcriptional regulator: MANIKDIAKKAGVSTATVSRVLNGHPYVSERSRLAVEEAMRQLNYTPNSSAVHLKRGKTGVIAAIIKRIDHPFMSGLMQGIGEVALRKGYQIMVCQTRVQAQEELRFLHLLQTKQVDGILLEDMQNDWEKVAPYASSGPLVLVNSYEKKATVPMVYVNNYNGARQALLHLVKKGHRSIAVCLAKQKNAFCTVQ; this comes from the coding sequence ATGGCAAACATCAAAGATATCGCCAAAAAGGCCGGTGTTTCGACGGCCACCGTCTCCCGGGTGCTGAACGGTCATCCGTATGTGTCCGAACGGAGCCGTCTGGCGGTTGAAGAAGCCATGCGCCAGCTGAATTACACTCCCAATTCCTCGGCGGTTCATCTGAAACGGGGAAAAACCGGGGTCATCGCCGCAATAATCAAGCGTATCGACCACCCCTTCATGAGCGGTTTGATGCAGGGAATCGGCGAGGTCGCCTTGAGAAAGGGATATCAGATCATGGTTTGCCAAACCCGGGTTCAGGCGCAGGAAGAACTGAGATTCCTTCATCTGTTGCAAACCAAACAGGTGGACGGCATCCTTCTCGAAGACATGCAGAACGATTGGGAAAAGGTGGCCCCTTATGCCTCCAGCGGCCCGCTCGTTCTGGTGAATTCCTATGAGAAAAAGGCCACCGTCCCCATGGTTTACGTCAACAACTACAACGGCGCCCGGCAGGCCCTTCTCCACCTGGTGAAAAAAGGACACCGATCGATCGCCGTCTGCCTGGCGAAACAAAAGAATGCCTTTTGCACGGTGCAGTGA
- a CDS encoding SRPBCC domain-containing protein codes for MSNPYELVIARTFDAPRELVFKAFTDPEHLKHWWGPKGLTISVAKFDLRPGGIFLYSQQSPGGEVLWGKFVYREIVEPERLVYTNSFSDEEGNTVRAPFSPTWPLEILNTLTFAEHGGKTTLTMRGMPVSATEEELETFKEAHDMVRKGFAGTLDQLADYLSKV; via the coding sequence TTGTCCAATCCGTACGAATTGGTTATCGCGCGCACCTTCGATGCGCCTCGGGAGCTAGTGTTTAAGGCGTTTACGGATCCGGAGCACCTGAAGCACTGGTGGGGACCGAAAGGTCTCACAATCAGCGTGGCCAAGTTTGATCTCCGTCCGGGCGGTATCTTTCTCTACAGCCAGCAATCCCCCGGAGGCGAAGTGCTGTGGGGCAAATTTGTTTATCGCGAAATCGTGGAACCGGAGAGGCTCGTCTACACCAATTCCTTTTCTGATGAGGAGGGAAACACGGTCCGGGCTCCATTCAGCCCCACCTGGCCGCTGGAAATCCTGAACACGTTGACTTTCGCTGAGCATGGAGGAAAGACGACGCTAACCATGCGCGGGATGCCTGTTTCCGCGACAGAGGAGGAGCTCGAGACATTCAAGGAAGCACACGATATGGTTCGGAAGGGATTTGCCGGAACCTTGGATCAGCTTGCCGATTACCTGTCAAAGGTTTGA
- a CDS encoding ArsR/SmtB family transcription factor yields the protein MEAILSALAESNRLKIIELLRDGPRSVGEIATELGLRQPQVSKHLRVLSDAGLVEVHPIANRRIYKLRPQPLKELDDWLESFRRVWDERFDQLDDYLREVQAKEKKEGCGKQS from the coding sequence ATGGAAGCGATTTTGAGTGCTCTTGCCGAGTCCAACCGGTTAAAAATCATCGAACTCTTGCGTGACGGCCCCCGTTCAGTGGGGGAAATCGCCACTGAACTCGGGCTCCGGCAGCCTCAAGTTTCCAAACACCTCCGTGTACTCAGTGATGCCGGGCTCGTCGAGGTGCATCCGATCGCCAACCGGCGGATCTACAAGCTGCGACCCCAGCCGCTCAAAGAGCTGGACGATTGGCTGGAATCCTTTCGCCGTGTCTGGGACGAGAGATTCGATCAGTTGGACGATTATCTGCGCGAAGTGCAAGCAAAGGAAAAGAAAGAGGGATGCGGAAAACAGTCCTGA